Proteins from a single region of Butyrivibrio fibrisolvens:
- a CDS encoding NfeD family protein — protein MDGVNMVVVWLALLLVAVVVEALTTSLVSIWFIFGCLVAAVMAQIGVPLVAQVVAFAIVSLLIMAVIRPIAKEHFNNKVVETNAGSLVGKKAHVIADIDNDLGEGKVTVEGMEWSARSSYDEVKISAGETVIIKAIDGVKLIVENIAH, from the coding sequence ATGGATGGAGTAAACATGGTGGTTGTCTGGCTGGCTCTGCTTCTTGTAGCTGTCGTTGTTGAAGCTTTGACAACATCACTTGTAAGTATCTGGTTTATATTTGGCTGTCTTGTGGCAGCAGTTATGGCTCAGATAGGAGTTCCGCTTGTGGCTCAGGTAGTTGCTTTTGCAATAGTTTCTTTGCTGATCATGGCGGTTATAAGGCCTATTGCCAAAGAACACTTTAACAATAAGGTCGTCGAGACCAATGCGGGAAGCCTTGTTGGCAAGAAAGCTCATGTTATAGCAGATATTGATAATGATCTTGGTGAAGGAAAAGTCACTGTTGAAGGTATGGAATGGTCTGCAAGATCATCATATGATGAGGTTAAGATATCTGCCGGCGAAACTGTTATAATAAAAGCAATTGACGGTGTTAAACTAATAGTAGAAAACATTGCACATTAA
- a CDS encoding SPFH domain-containing protein has product MDIAIIIMVILVIIVILFASCVKIVPQSYEYVIENLGTYRTTWKAGIHFLVPFFDRVAKRVNLKEQVCDFPPQPVITKDNVTMQIDSVVFFMITDPKLYTYRVENPIMAIETLTATTLRNIIGDMELDQTLTSRETINTQMRSLLDIATDPWGIKVTRVELKNINPPVAIRDAMEKQMKAERERREAILRAEGEKKSTILVAEGKKESQILEAEAKKQATILAAEAQKEKEIREAEGRAEAIRAVQSANAEGIRMIKEAGADDAVLTIKSLEALEKAANGNATKIIIPSEVQGLAGLATSFKEIVKDDSKK; this is encoded by the coding sequence ATGGATATCGCAATTATTATCATGGTAATTCTAGTTATCATTGTCATTCTTTTCGCATCATGCGTTAAGATCGTACCACAGTCATATGAATATGTTATTGAAAATCTTGGTACATACAGAACTACATGGAAAGCCGGAATACATTTCCTGGTACCTTTCTTTGACAGAGTTGCAAAGAGAGTTAACTTAAAAGAGCAGGTATGTGACTTCCCGCCTCAGCCTGTTATCACTAAAGATAACGTTACAATGCAGATCGACTCAGTAGTATTCTTCATGATCACAGATCCTAAGCTTTACACATATCGTGTTGAGAATCCTATCATGGCTATTGAGACTCTTACAGCAACAACTCTTCGTAACATCATCGGTGATATGGAACTTGACCAGACACTTACAAGCCGTGAGACTATCAATACTCAGATGAGATCACTTCTTGATATCGCAACAGATCCATGGGGCATCAAGGTTACAAGAGTAGAGCTTAAGAACATCAATCCTCCTGTAGCTATCAGAGATGCAATGGAGAAGCAGATGAAGGCAGAACGTGAAAGACGTGAAGCTATCCTCCGTGCAGAAGGTGAGAAGAAGTCTACAATTCTTGTTGCAGAAGGTAAAAAAGAGTCTCAGATCCTTGAAGCTGAAGCAAAGAAGCAGGCTACAATCCTTGCTGCTGAAGCTCAGAAGGAAAAAGAAATCCGTGAAGCTGAAGGTAGAGCAGAAGCTATCCGTGCCGTACAGTCTGCTAATGCAGAAGGTATCCGCATGATCAAGGAAGCTGGCGCTGATGATGCAGTTCTTACTATCAAGTCTCTTGAAGCACTTGAAAAAGCTGCTAACGGTAATGCTACAAAGATCATCATCCCTTCAGAGGTCCAGGGTCTTGCCGGCCTTGCAACATCCTTCAAGGAAATCGTTAAGGATGATTCCAAGAAATAA
- a CDS encoding MFS transporter, producing the protein MNEKEIKKGIKKNEALLWLGSWTSRFGNIVFDYANSISIVSFFAGKPVVLALYQSSETIIQIIFNLVGGVKADNGNRKRLVVITDLLAALICFVLSFLVDSGRMAMAIIAANALLALVYAFNSPTYKSLVREMIYKDRIGFFNSIAHAGSEIIGITGPILSVGLVALIGTRGALLFDAMTFLVSALLECCLVRVTDALPKGKSSNNVFTDIIEGIKYLVSKKQIFFLVILSALVNFFLAGYNLLLPYTDVMYKGIFDNFYSKALAMEAVGGILGSVVISKVADRFKDNVYIMILFLSGTGIAMLCEPCLALTQNMYLCLVPFALFGIALTVFNIILMSHVQVSVDENFLGRVFSIIFTVAVLFMPVGSFSFSAFVNAKSVGSFAIVGGGIVILSLMSIFILKAIERRNG; encoded by the coding sequence ATGAATGAAAAGGAAATAAAAAAGGGAATAAAAAAGAATGAAGCTCTTCTATGGCTAGGCAGCTGGACTTCCAGATTTGGCAATATTGTATTCGACTATGCTAATAGTATAAGTATCGTTAGCTTTTTTGCCGGAAAACCTGTAGTGCTGGCTTTATACCAAAGTTCAGAAACGATAATCCAGATCATTTTCAATCTTGTGGGCGGTGTCAAGGCTGACAATGGCAATAGAAAAAGGCTTGTCGTAATAACGGATTTACTGGCGGCTCTTATATGCTTTGTCCTTAGCTTTTTGGTTGATTCCGGCAGGATGGCTATGGCTATAATAGCTGCCAATGCGCTTCTTGCCCTTGTATATGCCTTTAATTCACCAACTTATAAATCTCTTGTCAGGGAGATGATCTACAAAGATCGTATAGGCTTTTTTAACTCTATAGCTCATGCAGGAAGCGAGATCATAGGTATTACAGGCCCAATACTAAGTGTAGGGCTTGTAGCTCTTATAGGAACAAGGGGAGCTCTTTTGTTTGATGCTATGACATTTTTGGTATCAGCACTTCTTGAATGCTGTCTTGTAAGAGTTACGGATGCGCTGCCCAAAGGTAAGAGCAGTAATAATGTTTTTACAGATATAATCGAAGGAATAAAGTATCTTGTAAGCAAGAAGCAGATCTTCTTTTTGGTGATACTATCAGCTCTTGTTAATTTCTTCCTGGCAGGATACAATTTGCTACTTCCATATACGGATGTGATGTACAAGGGTATCTTCGATAATTTCTATAGTAAAGCCCTTGCCATGGAAGCTGTAGGAGGGATACTTGGATCTGTAGTTATCTCTAAAGTTGCTGACAGGTTCAAGGATAATGTTTATATCATGATACTGTTCTTGTCAGGAACGGGTATAGCGATGCTTTGTGAGCCGTGTCTTGCTTTGACGCAGAATATGTATCTGTGCCTTGTTCCTTTTGCACTCTTTGGTATAGCGCTTACGGTTTTCAATATTATACTTATGTCACATGTTCAGGTATCTGTTGATGAGAACTTCCTTGGAAGGGTGTTTAGCATTATTTTTACAGTAGCAGTACTGTTCATGCCGGTAGGATCATTTTCTTTTTCAGCTTTTGTAAATGCTAAGAGTGTGGGAAGCTTTGCAATTGTTGGAGGCGGCATAGTGATCTTGTCACTTATGAGCATTTTCATATTAAAGGCTATCGAAAGAAGAAATGGATAA
- a CDS encoding Rgg/GadR/MutR family transcriptional regulator: MKSLSEIGRTFRELRINNHISLKQASDENVSMSQLSRFERGQADLSISKFISALKNIQTEPGEFFSALNDHQKSETIEFMSKLSKLEYERDIEGFRSLYKEQKEKYCSNPSVYQYHLNMILAQSFICKCDRSIPFPKEYEREIADYLFVTDEWNIYELILIGNIYMFIDIPLLHKMGTEVLDKVTKTGANKNLATIVLLNIFETCVYRNNKDVATYYKDNIPALISDETKLYERNLYHFLLGMYTYKWEDKTRGKEIMEEAIKIYDYLGCINLAKNYRQDMTDYI; the protein is encoded by the coding sequence ATGAAAAGTCTTTCAGAAATAGGAAGAACCTTTCGTGAACTTAGAATCAATAATCACATAAGCCTTAAACAGGCCTCAGATGAAAACGTGTCCATGTCACAACTGTCTCGTTTTGAAAGAGGGCAGGCAGATCTGTCTATATCAAAATTTATATCGGCCCTTAAAAATATACAGACAGAACCCGGTGAATTCTTCAGCGCTCTTAACGACCATCAAAAGTCAGAAACAATCGAATTCATGTCTAAATTATCTAAGCTTGAGTATGAAAGAGATATAGAAGGATTCAGAAGTTTATATAAAGAACAAAAAGAGAAATATTGCAGCAATCCATCTGTATACCAATACCATTTGAATATGATCCTGGCACAGAGTTTTATCTGTAAATGTGACAGAAGCATTCCTTTTCCAAAGGAATATGAACGTGAAATTGCAGACTACCTCTTCGTAACAGATGAATGGAATATCTATGAACTGATACTGATCGGCAACATCTACATGTTCATAGACATCCCCCTTCTACATAAGATGGGCACAGAAGTTTTAGACAAAGTCACAAAAACAGGCGCCAACAAAAACCTTGCAACTATAGTGCTATTAAACATCTTCGAAACCTGTGTCTATAGAAACAACAAAGATGTCGCCACCTACTATAAAGACAACATACCGGCTCTAATTTCCGATGAAACCAAACTATATGAGCGAAACCTCTACCACTTCTTACTAGGCATGTATACATACAAATGGGAAGATAAAACCAGAGGCAAAGAAATCATGGAAGAAGCAATCAAAATCTACGACTACCTAGGCTGCATAAATCTAGCAAAAAACTACCGCCAAGACATGACTGATTATATATAA